The following are encoded in a window of Amycolatopsis lexingtonensis genomic DNA:
- a CDS encoding GntR family transcriptional regulator produces MLSEQVYAHLRDAIMRGDYAPGEALKPQDLARDQGVSLAVVREALVRVVGEGLADRLPNRGFAVPAVSDRRWQEITEARRTVEPVVLRLSVERGDVDWEARVRAAHHRLARTEPYAPEEGEHYSGAWSEAHRVFHRTLLEGCGNAALLETFDRMWAASELARRWSARRAPDRDAVGEHRGLEEAALSRDADAAAELLARHLTLTAAALDG; encoded by the coding sequence ATGCTGTCGGAGCAGGTCTACGCACACTTGCGGGACGCGATCATGCGCGGGGACTACGCCCCCGGCGAGGCGCTCAAGCCGCAGGACCTCGCCCGGGACCAGGGCGTGAGCCTGGCCGTCGTGCGCGAGGCGCTCGTGCGGGTGGTCGGGGAGGGCCTGGCCGACCGGCTGCCCAACCGCGGCTTCGCCGTCCCGGCGGTCTCCGACCGGCGCTGGCAGGAGATCACGGAGGCGCGCCGGACGGTCGAGCCGGTGGTGCTGCGCCTGTCGGTGGAGCGCGGCGACGTCGACTGGGAGGCCCGCGTGCGCGCCGCGCACCATCGCCTGGCCCGCACGGAGCCGTACGCGCCGGAGGAAGGCGAGCACTACAGCGGCGCCTGGTCCGAAGCCCACCGGGTCTTCCACCGCACCCTGCTGGAGGGCTGCGGCAACGCGGCCCTGCTAGAGACCTTCGACCGCATGTGGGCCGCGAGCGAACTCGCCCGCCGCTGGTCGGCCCGCCGCGCCCCCGACCGGGACGCCGTCGGCGAGCACCGCGGCCTGGAGGAGGCGGCCCTGAGCCGGGACGCCGACGCGGCGGCCGAGCTGCTCGCCCGCCACCTCACCCTGACCGCGGCCGCCCTCGACGGCTGA
- a CDS encoding EamA family transporter: protein MRSSTRTGTAFAVAAMLCVQLGLAVSVGLFDRLGPEGAAWLRLAWAGVLLLVLVRPRPSSFRRSTFLACCGLGVVTAGMTMLFMQAVALLPLGTASALEFLGPLTVAVTRGRGGKKLWPVLAAVGVLLLTEPWRGGADPLGVGYALASAVCWAGYILLTQRVGDEVAGVRGLAVSMPVAGIVATLAFGPGAFGHLTWELLLIGLGLAILLPVIPFSLEMLALRRLNASAFGTLMSLEPAIALTIGFAVLHQVPNPGAVAGVLFVVVAGVGAERGGAREPVLSRSAPG from the coding sequence GTGCGCTCCTCCACCCGTACCGGCACGGCCTTCGCGGTCGCCGCCATGCTCTGCGTCCAGCTCGGGCTCGCCGTGTCCGTCGGCCTGTTCGACCGCCTCGGCCCCGAAGGAGCGGCGTGGCTCCGCCTGGCGTGGGCCGGTGTCCTGTTGCTGGTCCTGGTCCGGCCGCGGCCGTCGTCGTTCCGGCGGAGCACCTTCCTCGCCTGCTGCGGCCTCGGCGTGGTCACCGCGGGCATGACCATGCTGTTCATGCAGGCGGTCGCCCTGCTGCCGCTGGGCACGGCGAGCGCGCTGGAGTTCCTCGGGCCGCTCACGGTCGCCGTCACACGCGGGCGCGGCGGCAAGAAGCTGTGGCCCGTCCTCGCCGCGGTCGGCGTGCTCCTGCTGACCGAACCGTGGCGGGGCGGCGCCGACCCGCTCGGCGTCGGCTACGCGCTCGCGTCCGCGGTGTGCTGGGCGGGCTACATCCTGCTGACGCAGCGGGTCGGCGACGAAGTGGCGGGCGTGCGCGGGCTGGCCGTGTCGATGCCGGTGGCGGGGATCGTGGCGACGCTCGCCTTCGGCCCGGGCGCCTTCGGGCACCTGACGTGGGAGCTGCTGCTCATCGGCCTCGGGCTCGCGATCCTGCTGCCGGTGATCCCGTTCAGCCTGGAGATGCTTGCCCTGCGCCGGCTGAACGCCTCGGCGTTCGGCACGTTGATGAGCCTGGAGCCGGCCATCGCGCTGACGATCGGGTTCGCCGTGCTGCACCAGGTCCCGAACCCCGGCGCGGTGGCCGGGGTCCTCTTCGTGGTGGTGGCCGGCGTCGGCGCCGAACGCGGCGGGGCGCGGGAGCCCGTGCTCAGCCGGTCAGCGCCGGGCTGA
- a CDS encoding cupin domain-containing protein, giving the protein MDTVTTGVIRPGDGTNLGAIGLGIHARLTGADTNGAYSLFEYVVPPGLGGPPTHVHSREDELFTCVQGRVEVELDGVRHVLGPGDSLLMPRGVPHVFRNPFDEETRIIAVVSPPGLENYYQELSELPPGRDMKLVAEVMTRYGLSLQK; this is encoded by the coding sequence ATGGACACCGTGACGACCGGCGTGATCCGCCCCGGCGACGGGACGAACCTCGGCGCGATCGGGCTGGGCATCCACGCCCGGCTCACCGGCGCCGACACGAACGGCGCGTACTCGCTGTTCGAATACGTCGTGCCGCCGGGCCTCGGCGGCCCGCCGACCCACGTCCACAGCCGCGAGGACGAGCTGTTCACGTGTGTCCAGGGGCGCGTCGAGGTCGAGTTGGACGGCGTCCGGCACGTGCTCGGCCCGGGTGACTCGCTGCTGATGCCGCGCGGGGTGCCGCACGTGTTCCGCAACCCGTTCGACGAGGAGACCCGCATCATCGCCGTGGTTTCCCCGCCGGGGCTGGAAAACTACTACCAGGAGCTGTCCGAACTGCCGCCCGGGCGGGACATGAAGCTGGTCGCGGAAGTGATGACCCGCTACGGCCTGAGCTTGCAGAAGTGA
- a CDS encoding fatty acid desaturase family protein → MSTTTHPFAHLSADQLVELAREFDAIHDHVRADLGERDRRYIKGVIRLHRQIAVAGRALLLGSRSKVAWTAGTGCLAIAKILENMEIGHNVLHGQWDWMNDPYIHSSTWDWDTASTAAAWKHSHNYIHHTYTNIRGKDKDLGYEIMRIDPHQKWHPAYLAQPLYNLLLMAFFEWGVAVHDMDVEAIRAGEKPLKDVWHDIKGISGKARDQILKDYVGWPLVSALAATAVGRLVKPEPRSRRRVLADRARGRGFRGAVRAQLAAVRKEGGGTFAATFWADFTANVIRNVWAHSIIFCGHFPDQTYTFSQEEVRDETRGGWYVRQLVGAANITGSPLFHLLSGNLGYQVEHHLFPDMPSSRYAEIAPRVRDICRRYGLPYNTGPLSRQLGTVHRTILRLAFPGGKPRPKPGPYRGDEVARAA, encoded by the coding sequence TCGTCGAACTCGCCCGCGAGTTCGACGCGATCCACGACCACGTGCGCGCCGACCTGGGCGAGCGCGACCGCCGGTACATCAAGGGCGTCATCCGGCTGCACCGGCAGATCGCGGTCGCCGGCCGGGCCCTGCTGCTCGGCTCACGGTCCAAAGTGGCCTGGACGGCGGGCACCGGCTGCCTGGCCATCGCGAAGATCCTGGAAAACATGGAGATCGGGCACAATGTCCTGCACGGTCAGTGGGACTGGATGAACGACCCGTACATCCATTCGTCCACTTGGGACTGGGACACCGCCTCGACGGCCGCGGCGTGGAAGCACTCGCACAACTACATCCACCACACCTACACCAACATCCGCGGCAAGGACAAAGACCTCGGCTACGAGATCATGCGCATCGACCCGCACCAGAAGTGGCATCCCGCGTACCTCGCGCAGCCGTTGTACAACCTGCTGCTGATGGCCTTCTTCGAATGGGGCGTCGCGGTCCACGACATGGACGTCGAAGCGATCCGCGCCGGCGAAAAGCCGCTGAAGGACGTGTGGCACGACATCAAGGGCATCTCGGGCAAGGCACGCGACCAGATCCTCAAGGACTACGTCGGCTGGCCGCTGGTGAGCGCGCTCGCCGCGACGGCCGTGGGCCGGCTGGTGAAGCCCGAACCCCGGTCACGGCGCCGGGTCCTGGCCGACCGCGCCCGCGGCCGGGGGTTCCGGGGCGCGGTCCGGGCCCAGCTCGCCGCCGTCCGGAAGGAAGGCGGCGGCACGTTCGCCGCGACGTTCTGGGCCGACTTCACCGCGAACGTCATCCGCAACGTCTGGGCGCACTCGATCATCTTCTGCGGCCACTTCCCCGACCAGACCTACACGTTCAGCCAGGAGGAGGTCCGCGACGAAACCCGCGGCGGCTGGTACGTCCGCCAGCTCGTCGGCGCGGCGAACATCACCGGCTCCCCGCTGTTCCACCTGCTCAGCGGCAACCTCGGCTACCAGGTCGAGCACCACCTGTTCCCGGACATGCCCAGCAGCCGCTACGCCGAGATCGCGCCGCGGGTGCGGGACATCTGCCGGCGCTACGGCCTGCCGTACAACACCGGCCCGCTCTCCCGCCAGCTCGGCACGGTGCACCGCACGATCCTGCGCCTGGCGTTCCCCGGTGGGAAGCCGCGCCCGAAGCCCGGCCCGTACCGCGGTGACGAGGTGGCCCGCGCCGCCTGA
- a CDS encoding nuclear transport factor 2 family protein: MNHERMVREMCAAVDAGDAEAFASWFADDATYVFGNAEPLIGRAAITAATAGAAGALPWVRHVVDQVAVVGEDQLFCRFTIETESPAGQPLALPCVTVMWLEEERIVDYRVHLDLSPALTG, translated from the coding sequence GTGAACCACGAGCGGATGGTCCGCGAGATGTGCGCGGCCGTCGACGCGGGCGACGCGGAGGCCTTCGCGTCGTGGTTCGCCGACGACGCCACCTACGTGTTCGGCAACGCCGAGCCGCTCATCGGGCGCGCCGCGATCACCGCGGCGACGGCCGGGGCGGCCGGCGCCCTGCCGTGGGTCCGCCACGTCGTCGACCAGGTCGCGGTGGTGGGGGAGGACCAGCTGTTCTGCCGCTTCACGATCGAAACCGAGTCACCGGCGGGCCAGCCGCTGGCCCTGCCGTGCGTGACGGTGATGTGGCTCGAGGAGGAGCGGATCGTCGACTACCGCGTCCACCTGGACCTCAGCCCGGCGCTGACCGGCTGA
- a CDS encoding LysR family transcriptional regulator, with protein MDTRRLQFLLELSRHGSMRAVADVLGTTTSTVSQQIATLAKETGAPLLEPDGRRVRLTPAGRRLAEHAVTILAAVEAARAALDPGAEPAGTVRVAGFATAIRRSVLPAAAALAEHHPRVKLRISEYEPAEAFAALLADDIDLALTYDYDLAPASVDPALTVSPLWTAHWGLAVPAADAGLARAGGTVAAFEAFRDHDWIVNSRNTADEDVVRRLASTFTPRVTHRADSLELVEDLIATGPAPAVGLLPAGRAVKPGVALLPLAGPDVRQRAFACTRRGREVWPPLALVLGLLAR; from the coding sequence ATGGACACCCGCAGGCTGCAGTTCCTCCTCGAGCTGTCCCGCCACGGCTCGATGCGCGCCGTCGCGGATGTGCTCGGCACCACGACGTCCACGGTCTCGCAGCAGATCGCCACGCTGGCGAAGGAAACCGGGGCGCCGCTGCTCGAACCGGACGGCCGCCGCGTGCGGCTCACCCCCGCGGGACGGCGGCTGGCCGAGCACGCCGTGACGATCCTCGCTGCGGTCGAGGCCGCGCGCGCCGCACTGGACCCCGGCGCCGAACCGGCCGGGACCGTCCGCGTCGCCGGGTTCGCCACGGCGATCCGGCGCTCCGTGCTGCCGGCGGCGGCCGCGCTCGCCGAGCACCACCCGCGGGTCAAGTTGCGGATCAGCGAGTACGAACCGGCTGAAGCCTTCGCGGCCTTGCTGGCCGACGACATCGACCTCGCGCTCACCTACGACTACGACCTCGCCCCGGCGAGCGTGGACCCCGCGCTCACGGTCAGTCCACTGTGGACCGCGCACTGGGGCCTCGCCGTCCCGGCGGCCGACGCCGGGCTCGCCCGCGCCGGCGGCACGGTGGCGGCGTTCGAGGCGTTCCGCGACCACGACTGGATCGTCAACTCCCGCAACACCGCCGACGAGGACGTCGTCCGCAGGCTGGCGTCGACGTTCACCCCGCGCGTGACCCACCGCGCGGACAGCCTGGAGCTGGTGGAGGACCTGATCGCGACCGGGCCGGCCCCGGCGGTCGGCTTGCTGCCCGCGGGCCGGGCGGTGAAGCCCGGCGTCGCGTTGCTGCCACTGGCCGGGCCGGACGTTCGGCAGCGGGCGTTCGCCTGCACCCGGCGCGGGCGGGAGGTGTGGCCGCCGCTGGCGCTGGTGCTGGGGTTGCTGGCGCGCTGA
- a CDS encoding helix-turn-helix transcriptional regulator: MLLRAPELVGRQRELRRLREAWDRTRSGSGELALVLGEAGIGKSRLADELADTAAAGGARVLRGRRGSVGPPVPYRLLTEALLSLARSAADVLTAELDPYLPALGALVPDWWRESHQGYQLSPLTVAEAALRLLTVVGRDTGCVLLLDDLHDADAESLFVLDYLAGSLAGTRVLVVATARHDSPATLRMASAAAQRGRCTVLELSWLGRADVHEMVAGCLGTAVPDVPDEVADCLFRLSAGHPLTVEELLYQMVRDDVLTEVGGHWRVAEVLPVVPAALSAGLARRVEQLDAGARSVLSHAAVLGLRFSLEVACRAADADERTTLAFVRSAIAGQLIEPEAGAAGWYSFRHALTVDALRSLHDPVTLARLAGRAADAVAAVHPGLPGDWCPLAAALRLAAGDEPAAGRLFARAGNAAFARGGADTAVDLLTKADALLLGDPDLDLRGEVLEALVLALGEAGQFDRAASLAPRFVELGTSERAIALHVGLAWAAYLGGRFETAATEVAAARELAGGSPPGAARAAIDAVEANVLVELDGTERIGTAHRLAHRALSHAESHDEPVIACQALLALACVAREESLDEAEAFYERARALTERHRLPAWRAHVLLRLGGHRIVFGGDVHVLELARQEAAQTGAVTVGLMADAILLFYGRVLRGDFDGTDGLLGEDVRTAARFQLVDLVRYLHAIRAVSAAHQGDRRGMEQAIEDFLGSGGDGQAELALVLGLARAFCALLEEDRDRAVRDLTAAAGCLDRFPGAFPLAGPRGVALLLRALDGEVTLREVREQASHADSRLRWNRQFSCFAEAVLLGRQGDGEAAAAAFAEALRASEPFPVARHLGCRLAAEAAIADGWGDPVGPLRAAEAYFHDAGIHAAARACRALLRSAGAPVVQRRTGFEHLPAQLRRARVTTREFDVLRLLSERLGNQEIARRLHISPKTVEKHVSSLKTKTNLDRSELCAYADGFRAR; encoded by the coding sequence GTGCTGCTGAGAGCACCGGAGCTGGTCGGCAGGCAGCGCGAGCTCCGGCGCCTGCGTGAAGCGTGGGACCGGACCCGGAGTGGTTCCGGCGAGCTCGCGCTCGTGCTCGGCGAGGCCGGGATCGGCAAGTCCCGGCTGGCCGACGAACTCGCGGACACCGCCGCGGCCGGGGGTGCCCGGGTGCTTCGCGGCCGGCGCGGCTCGGTCGGGCCGCCGGTGCCCTACCGCCTCCTGACCGAGGCCCTGCTGTCGCTGGCGCGCTCGGCTGCGGACGTCCTGACCGCCGAGCTCGATCCCTACCTGCCCGCGCTCGGCGCGCTCGTGCCGGATTGGTGGCGGGAAAGCCATCAGGGCTACCAGCTTTCGCCGCTGACCGTGGCCGAAGCGGCCCTGCGGCTGCTCACCGTCGTCGGCCGGGACACGGGATGCGTGCTGCTGCTCGACGACCTCCACGACGCCGACGCCGAGTCGCTGTTCGTCCTCGACTACCTGGCCGGATCACTGGCCGGGACCCGGGTCCTCGTGGTGGCGACGGCGCGGCACGACTCGCCCGCGACGCTCCGGATGGCTTCGGCCGCGGCGCAACGCGGTCGCTGCACCGTCCTCGAACTCTCGTGGCTCGGCCGGGCGGACGTCCACGAGATGGTCGCCGGCTGCCTCGGCACCGCGGTGCCGGACGTCCCCGACGAGGTCGCCGACTGCCTGTTCCGGCTCAGCGCCGGCCACCCGCTCACGGTCGAAGAACTGCTGTACCAGATGGTCCGCGACGACGTGCTCACCGAAGTCGGCGGGCACTGGCGCGTCGCCGAGGTGCTCCCGGTCGTGCCGGCCGCGCTGAGCGCCGGCCTCGCCAGGCGCGTGGAGCAACTGGACGCCGGCGCGCGGAGCGTGCTGTCCCATGCGGCCGTGCTCGGTCTCCGGTTTTCGCTCGAGGTCGCCTGCCGCGCGGCGGACGCCGACGAGCGGACCACCCTCGCGTTCGTCCGCTCGGCGATCGCCGGTCAGCTGATCGAACCCGAAGCCGGGGCCGCCGGCTGGTACTCCTTCCGGCACGCGCTCACCGTCGACGCGCTGCGGTCCCTGCACGATCCGGTGACCCTCGCCCGGCTGGCCGGGCGCGCCGCCGACGCCGTGGCAGCGGTGCACCCCGGGCTGCCCGGCGACTGGTGCCCGCTCGCCGCCGCACTCCGGTTGGCCGCCGGGGACGAGCCGGCGGCCGGCCGGCTCTTCGCGCGAGCGGGCAACGCGGCCTTCGCCCGCGGCGGCGCGGACACCGCCGTGGACCTGCTCACCAAGGCCGACGCCCTGCTGCTCGGCGATCCCGACCTCGACCTGCGCGGCGAAGTGCTGGAAGCGCTGGTCCTCGCCTTGGGTGAAGCCGGGCAGTTCGACCGCGCGGCTTCGCTCGCCCCGCGGTTCGTCGAGCTGGGCACGTCCGAACGCGCCATCGCCCTGCACGTCGGCCTCGCCTGGGCCGCCTACCTCGGCGGCCGGTTCGAGACCGCCGCGACCGAGGTGGCCGCCGCGCGCGAACTGGCGGGTGGCTCGCCGCCCGGGGCGGCCCGGGCCGCCATCGACGCCGTGGAGGCGAACGTGCTGGTCGAGCTGGACGGGACCGAGCGCATCGGCACGGCGCACCGGCTGGCCCACCGCGCGCTTTCCCACGCCGAAAGCCACGACGAGCCGGTCATCGCGTGCCAGGCGTTGCTCGCGCTCGCCTGCGTGGCCCGCGAAGAATCGCTGGACGAAGCCGAAGCGTTTTACGAACGCGCGCGGGCCCTGACCGAGCGGCACCGCCTGCCGGCCTGGCGGGCGCACGTGCTGCTGCGGCTGGGTGGGCACCGGATCGTCTTCGGCGGCGACGTGCACGTCCTCGAGCTCGCGCGCCAGGAGGCCGCGCAGACCGGCGCCGTCACCGTGGGCCTGATGGCCGACGCGATCCTCCTGTTCTACGGCCGGGTGCTGCGCGGGGACTTCGACGGCACCGACGGCCTGCTCGGCGAAGACGTCCGCACCGCGGCGCGGTTCCAGCTCGTGGACCTGGTGCGCTACCTGCACGCCATCCGCGCGGTCTCGGCCGCCCACCAGGGCGACCGGCGGGGCATGGAGCAGGCGATCGAAGACTTCCTGGGCAGTGGCGGCGACGGCCAGGCCGAGCTGGCGCTGGTCCTCGGCCTGGCCCGGGCGTTCTGCGCGCTGCTCGAAGAGGACCGCGACCGCGCCGTCCGGGACCTGACCGCCGCGGCCGGCTGCCTCGACCGGTTTCCCGGGGCGTTCCCGCTGGCCGGTCCCCGGGGCGTGGCGTTGCTCCTGCGTGCGCTCGACGGTGAGGTGACGTTGCGGGAGGTGCGGGAGCAGGCTTCCCATGCCGACAGCCGCCTGCGCTGGAACCGCCAGTTCAGCTGCTTCGCCGAGGCGGTCCTGCTCGGGCGGCAAGGGGACGGCGAAGCGGCCGCCGCGGCTTTCGCCGAAGCGCTCCGGGCGTCCGAACCCTTCCCGGTGGCCCGGCACCTCGGCTGCCGCCTGGCCGCCGAAGCCGCCATCGCCGACGGCTGGGGCGACCCGGTCGGCCCGCTGCGTGCCGCGGAGGCGTACTTCCACGACGCCGGGATCCACGCCGCGGCCCGCGCCTGCCGGGCGCTGCTGAGGTCCGCCGGGGCCCCGGTCGTGCAACGGCGGACCGGCTTCGAGCACCTGCCGGCGCAGCTGCGGCGGGCGCGCGTGACGACCCGGGAGTTCGACGTCCTGCGGTTGCTGTCGGAACGCCTCGGCAACCAGGAGATCGCCCGGCGGCTGCACATTTCGCCGAAGACCGTGGAGAAGCACGTGTCCAGCCTCAAGACGAAGACCAACCTCGACCGGTCGGAACTCTGCGCCTACGCCGACGGCTTCCGGGCCCGCTGA
- a CDS encoding YbhB/YbcL family Raf kinase inhibitor-like protein, with product MTVNDPFARLPEAAAFSVTSTTVADGGAWPRAQFSSGVPGGEDRSPQLSWSGAPEGTKSFAVTVYDPDAPTGSGFWHWAVADIPTTVAELPEGAGDDTGSGLPEGAFQLPNDARAPRYLGAAPPAGHGPHRYFVVVHALDVDAIGVPADTTPAVLGFTMAGHILGRAVLTATAETAA from the coding sequence ATGACCGTCAACGACCCGTTCGCCCGCCTCCCCGAAGCCGCCGCTTTCTCCGTCACCAGCACCACGGTCGCCGACGGCGGCGCCTGGCCTCGCGCGCAGTTCTCGTCGGGGGTCCCGGGCGGCGAAGACCGCTCCCCGCAGCTGAGCTGGAGCGGCGCGCCGGAAGGCACCAAGAGCTTCGCCGTCACCGTCTACGACCCCGACGCCCCCACCGGCTCCGGGTTCTGGCACTGGGCGGTCGCCGACATTCCGACGACCGTCGCGGAACTGCCGGAGGGCGCCGGCGACGACACCGGCTCGGGCCTGCCGGAGGGCGCTTTCCAGCTGCCCAACGATGCCCGCGCGCCCCGCTACCTGGGCGCCGCCCCGCCCGCGGGGCACGGACCGCACCGCTACTTCGTCGTGGTGCACGCCCTCGACGTCGACGCCATCGGCGTCCCGGCGGACACCACCCCGGCCGTCCTGGGCTTCACGATGGCGGGCCACATCCTCGGTCGTGCGGTCTTGACCGCCACGGCCGAAACAGCCGCCTGA
- a CDS encoding D-Ala-D-Ala carboxypeptidase family metallohydrolase: MRIRLVLSLFALMAACGTAAAAPVAADQGSAMVAADACYSWGRTLAQGASGEDVRQLQIRVAGYPGYGGVLALDGQFGPGTKAAVTRFQQAYGLAADGIAGPATFGKIYQLQDDDCTPVNFTYAELNRCNSDWSGGNVPAATAKANALVSMWKLQAMRHAMGDRPIVVNGGFRSVACNNAVGGAAASRHLYGDAVDLGAGVQGFCALAREARNHGFSEILGPGYPGHSDHTHVAHRSTRFWSASSCGI, translated from the coding sequence ATGCGCATTCGTCTGGTGCTGTCCCTGTTCGCGCTGATGGCCGCGTGCGGCACGGCGGCGGCCGCCCCGGTCGCGGCCGACCAAGGATCGGCGATGGTCGCCGCCGACGCCTGTTACTCCTGGGGGCGCACGCTGGCGCAAGGGGCGTCCGGTGAAGACGTCCGGCAGCTGCAGATCCGGGTCGCCGGTTACCCGGGCTACGGCGGGGTCCTGGCCCTCGACGGCCAGTTCGGGCCGGGGACCAAGGCCGCGGTCACCCGCTTCCAGCAGGCCTACGGCCTCGCCGCGGACGGCATCGCCGGCCCGGCGACGTTCGGCAAGATCTACCAGCTGCAGGACGACGACTGCACGCCGGTCAACTTCACCTACGCGGAACTGAACCGCTGCAACTCGGACTGGTCGGGCGGCAACGTCCCCGCCGCGACGGCCAAGGCCAACGCGCTGGTGTCGATGTGGAAGCTGCAGGCCATGCGGCACGCGATGGGCGACCGCCCGATCGTGGTCAACGGCGGTTTCCGCAGTGTGGCCTGCAACAACGCGGTCGGTGGCGCGGCCGCCAGCAGGCATCTTTACGGGGACGCCGTCGATCTCGGGGCCGGGGTGCAGGGCTTCTGCGCGCTGGCGCGGGAGGCGCGGAACCACGGGTTCAGCGAGATCCTCGGGCCGGGGTACCCGGGCCACAGCGACCACACGCACGTGGCTCACCGCTCGACCCGCTTCTGGTCGGCGTCCTCCTGCGGGATCTGA
- a CDS encoding nitroreductase/quinone reductase family protein, producing the protein MPDFDEINAKVIDEYRANGGELSGGFAGETLILVHHFGAKSGVERVSPLACYAEGERLFVFASKAGLPENPGWYYNLMAHPDVTVEFGDETFPVRATEIKGPERDEIYAKNVEKRPQFGEYQANVDRLIPVVELVRR; encoded by the coding sequence ATGCCCGATTTTGACGAGATCAACGCCAAAGTCATCGACGAGTACCGCGCCAACGGCGGCGAGCTCAGCGGTGGGTTCGCCGGGGAAACCCTGATCCTGGTGCACCACTTCGGCGCCAAGTCGGGCGTCGAGCGCGTCTCCCCGCTGGCCTGCTACGCCGAGGGCGAGCGCCTGTTCGTCTTCGCCAGCAAGGCCGGCCTGCCGGAGAACCCGGGGTGGTACTACAACCTGATGGCCCACCCCGACGTGACCGTCGAGTTCGGCGACGAGACGTTCCCCGTGCGGGCGACGGAGATCAAGGGCCCCGAGCGGGACGAGATCTACGCCAAGAACGTCGAGAAGCGCCCGCAGTTCGGCGAATACCAGGCCAACGTCGACCGGCTGATCCCGGTCGTCGAACTGGTGCGCCGCTGA